In Escherichia ruysiae, a genomic segment contains:
- the tmcA gene encoding tRNA cytosine(34) acetyltransferase TmcA: protein MAELTALHTLTAQMKREGIRRLLVLSGEGGWCFDHALKLRDALPGDWLWISPQPVAENHCSPSALQTLLGREFRHAVFDARHGFDAAAFAALSGTLKAGSWLVLLLPVWEEWENQPDADSLRWSDCPDPIATPHFVQHFKRVLTADNDAILWRQNQPFSLAHFTPRTDWQSATGAPQPEQQQILQQLLTMPPGVAAVTAARGRGKSALAGQLISRIAGSAIVTAPARAATNVLAQFAGEKFRFVAPDALLSSDEKADWLVVDEAAAIPAPLLHQLVSRFPRTLLTTTVQGYEGTGRGFLLKFCARFPHLQRFELQQPIRWAQGCPLEKMVSEALVFDDETFTRVPQGKITISAFEQTSWRSKPETPLKVYQLLSGAHYRTSPLDLRRMMDAPGQHFLQAACENEIAGALWLVDEGGLSEELSQAVWAGFRRPRGNLVAQSLAAHGSNPLAATLRGRRVSRIAVHPARQREGTGQQLIADAVQYMHGLDYLSVSFGYTEELWRFWQRCGFVLVRMGNHREASSGCYTAMALLPISEAGKQLAECEHYRLRRDAQILSQWNGESISVDPLNDIMLSDNDWLELTGFAFAHRPLLTSLGCLTRLLQTSERALPALRGRLQKNVSDAQLCTTLKLLGRKALLVCQREEAAQALFALDDVRTERLRNRITQWQFFH from the coding sequence ATGGCTGAACTGACCGCGCTACACACATTAACAGCGCAAATGAAACGTGAAGGGATCCGCCGCTTGCTGGTGTTGAGCGGGGAAGGGGGTTGGTGTTTTGATCATGCGCTTAAGTTGCGTGATGCCTTACCTGGCGACTGGCTGTGGATTTCGCCGCAGCCAGTCGCTGAAAACCACTGTTCTCCCTCGGCGCTACAGACTTTACTTGGGCGCGAGTTCCGGCATGCGGTATTCGACGCCCGCCACGGTTTTGATGCCGCTGCCTTTGCCGCACTTAGCGGAACGTTGAAAGCGGGAAGCTGGCTGGTTTTGTTACTCCCTGTATGGGAAGAGTGGGAAAACCAACCTGATGCCGACTCGCTACGCTGGAGTGATTGCCCTGACCCTATTGCGACGCCGCATTTTGTCCAGCATTTCAAACGCGTACTTACGGCGGATAACGACGCTATCCTCTGGCGGCAAAACCAGCCGTTCTCGTTGGCGCATTTTACTCCCCGTACTGACTGGCAATCCGCTACCGGCGCACCGCAACCAGAACAACAACAGATACTACAACAGCTTCTGACTATGCCACCGGGCGTGGCAGCGGTAACTGCTGCGCGCGGACGCGGTAAGTCGGCGCTGGCAGGGCAACTCATTTCCCGTATCGCTGGCAGTGCGATAGTCACTGCGCCTGCGAGAGCCGCAACGAATGTGCTGGCACAATTTGCCGGAGAGAAGTTTCGTTTTGTTGCGCCGGATGCATTGCTGTCCAGTGATGAAAAAGCTGATTGGCTGGTTGTCGATGAAGCTGCTGCAATACCCGCCCCACTATTACATCAACTGGTATCACGCTTTCCGCGTACTTTGTTAACCACTACGGTGCAGGGCTATGAAGGCACCGGGCGTGGCTTTTTGCTGAAATTTTGCGCCCGCTTCCCGCATTTGCAGCGTTTTGAATTGCAACAGCCGATCCGCTGGGCGCAGGGATGCCCGCTGGAAAAAATGGTTAGCGAGGCACTGGTTTTTGACGATGAAACCTTCACGCGCGTACCACAAGGCAAGATCACCATTTCTGCATTTGAACAGACTTCATGGCGAAGCAAGCCAGAAACGCCGTTAAAGGTTTACCAGTTATTGTCTGGTGCGCACTATCGGACTTCACCGCTGGATTTACGCCGGATGATGGACGCGCCTGGACAACATTTTTTACAAGCTGCTTGCGAAAACGAGATTGCCGGGGCGCTGTGGCTGGTGGATGAGGGGGGATTATCTGAAGAGCTCAGTCAGGCGGTATGGGCGGGTTTTCGTCGCCCGCGTGGCAACCTGGTGGCTCAGTCGCTGGCGGCACACGGTAGCAATCCACTGGCAGCAACGTTACGCGGACGGCGTGTCAGCCGCATTGCCGTCCATCCGGCGCGTCAGCGGGAAGGTACAGGGCAGCAACTTATTGCTGACGCTGTGCAATATATGCATGGCCTCGACTATCTTTCGGTGAGTTTTGGCTACACCGAGGAATTATGGCGTTTCTGGCAACGCTGCGGTTTTGTGCTGGTACGGATGGGTAATCATCGCGAAGCCAGTAGCGGCTGTTATACGGCGATGGCACTATTACCCATTAGCGAAGCGGGTAAACAATTGGCAGAATGTGAGCATTATCGTTTACGCCGCGACGCACAAATTCTCTCGCAATGGAATGGTGAAAGCATCTCGGTTGATCCGTTAAACGACATCATGCTTTCTGATAATGACTGGCTTGAACTGACCGGTTTTGCTTTCGCCCATCGTCCCCTTTTAACGTCGTTAGGTTGTTTAACACGCCTGCTGCAAACCAGTGAACGGGCATTACCGGCGCTGCGAGGACGGTTGCAGAAAAACGTCAGCGACGCGCAGTTATGTACCACACTTAAACTTTTAGGCCGTAAGGCATTGCTGGTTTGCCAACGCGAAGAAGCCGCGCAGGCGCTATTCGCACTTGATGATGTCCGCACTGAACGCCTGCGCAATCGCATAACACAATGGCAATTTTTTCACTGA